In Streptococcus parasuis, the following proteins share a genomic window:
- a CDS encoding DUF1294 domain-containing protein: MSVKQGFALFLMIWNLVVFLVYGLDKGKARKGSYRISEKTLLLMTYVGGGLGAWAGGTHFRHKTQKKYFQLAWAVGVLIDALLIYWMWK; the protein is encoded by the coding sequence ATGTCTGTAAAGCAGGGATTTGCATTGTTCTTAATGATTTGGAACCTGGTCGTTTTTTTGGTCTATGGACTTGACAAGGGAAAAGCTAGAAAGGGTTCTTACCGAATTTCAGAAAAGACCTTGTTGTTGATGACCTATGTTGGTGGTGGTCTAGGTGCTTGGGCTGGCGGTACACATTTTCGTCATAAAACTCAGAAAAAGTATTTTCAACTAGCTTGGGCCGTAGGTGTCTTGATTGACGCCTTGTTGATATACTGGATGTGGAAATAG
- a CDS encoding polysaccharide deacetylase family protein — translation MKKILLILINLLLVGMICFFSLMIYHRVQENQITQFIESQERVFLNSGQSNLRTGNVGSTHVVASIPTDDAGKKIGLVENRMVEYVHQKLGEAKPTGNINRIFLVSSRLGKTNFRKVRALVIKSEEYHLSTLEIEKDGEESIGELLLTEDQQLFTLKRFFTDSEAAREILSNKLKEKLDQSSLSDSEKTQLLNLIGDIDLDRLPFSYEDSQLKVKIIQGSQETTLSIPISELYPVLNSDYLSEADVAGYKEYLQELEELERRKTARNISLTFDDGPNPSTTPIVLDLLKKYNAKATFFVIGQNIEGNEWILQRMKAEGHEIANHTWSHPNLTKLSPDAIRQEIEKTQVAIEKAVGQRSRLVRPPYGAVNKQVANAMNLPSICWNVDTLDWSSHNPQAILNQVKSNACPGCFILMHDIHKETVKSLDSVLQFLTSQGYSMVTVSESLGTNLNTQFVYYNQQSATMPTQ, via the coding sequence ATGAAGAAAATATTACTGATACTAATCAATCTACTGTTGGTTGGTATGATTTGTTTTTTTAGTCTAATGATTTACCATCGTGTTCAAGAAAATCAAATAACTCAGTTCATCGAAAGTCAAGAACGTGTCTTTTTAAATAGTGGGCAATCAAACTTAAGAACAGGAAATGTGGGCTCCACTCATGTTGTTGCTTCCATTCCAACTGATGATGCTGGCAAGAAAATTGGTTTAGTTGAGAATAGAATGGTAGAATATGTTCATCAAAAATTAGGGGAAGCCAAGCCTACGGGCAATATTAATCGAATATTTTTGGTCAGTAGCCGGCTTGGGAAAACTAACTTTAGAAAGGTTCGGGCTCTGGTAATCAAAAGCGAGGAATATCATCTTTCGACACTTGAAATTGAGAAGGATGGCGAAGAATCCATCGGTGAGCTCTTGCTTACTGAAGATCAGCAACTCTTCACGTTGAAACGCTTTTTTACAGATTCTGAAGCCGCGCGAGAGATTTTATCCAATAAATTAAAAGAAAAGCTAGATCAAAGCTCTTTGTCAGACAGCGAAAAAACACAACTACTAAACTTGATTGGTGATATTGATTTGGACCGTTTGCCATTCTCATATGAAGATAGCCAACTAAAGGTAAAAATCATACAAGGTAGTCAAGAAACCACGCTTTCAATTCCCATATCGGAGTTATACCCTGTTCTAAACAGTGACTATCTATCTGAAGCAGATGTGGCTGGTTATAAAGAATATTTGCAAGAGTTAGAAGAATTAGAACGAAGAAAGACTGCAAGAAACATTTCTCTAACATTTGATGATGGTCCGAATCCGTCCACGACACCAATTGTATTGGATTTGTTGAAGAAATACAATGCGAAGGCCACCTTCTTTGTTATCGGGCAAAATATTGAAGGAAATGAGTGGATTTTACAACGGATGAAAGCTGAAGGACACGAGATTGCAAACCATACATGGAGTCATCCAAATTTAACCAAACTTTCTCCGGATGCCATTCGTCAAGAGATTGAAAAAACGCAAGTTGCCATAGAAAAAGCAGTTGGTCAGCGATCACGTCTGGTACGTCCTCCATATGGTGCAGTAAATAAGCAAGTCGCAAACGCTATGAATCTTCCATCCATCTGTTGGAATGTAGATACACTAGACTGGTCTTCACACAATCCGCAGGCGATTTTAAATCAAGTCAAGTCAAATGCTTGTCCTGGTTGCTTTATTTTGATGCATGATATTCATAAGGAAACTGTTAAGAGCTTGGATTCGGTATTGCAATTTTTAACTTCTCAAGGATACAGTATGGTTACCGTTTCAGAAAGTTTAGGTACGAATCTAAATACACAGTTTGTTTATTATAATCAACAATCGGCAACTATGCCAACGCAATAA
- a CDS encoding Gfo/Idh/MocA family protein, giving the protein MIDFGIIGTSPITHQFIKAALQTNKYQFRAVFSRNYDTAESFAKPYEKVDLFTDFSSFLSSEIDLVYIASPNSLHYQQAKAVLLAGKHAIVEKPMVSTPAEFEDLRQIASEKGLFLFEAARNFQEESFQTIRQFLADKSIIGGHFSYAKYSSKMPELLAGNTPNIFSADFSGGALMDLGVYAVYAAIGLIGAPHTARYVAQQLPSSVDLNGVGQLIYENFTVGIQAGKNMTSHLPSEIYTSEGTLTLNACQHISSAIFTKNNGEQYQLPLASKDQSMIEEAIHFAQVIEEANHPLAEQWLDVASDVHRTLYLMRQDAGITFKADTHEN; this is encoded by the coding sequence ATGATAGATTTTGGCATAATTGGCACTTCTCCTATCACTCACCAGTTTATCAAAGCAGCTCTTCAAACGAATAAATATCAATTTAGAGCTGTTTTTTCTCGAAACTATGATACAGCTGAATCCTTTGCAAAACCATATGAAAAGGTAGACTTGTTTACTGATTTTTCATCATTTTTATCTTCTGAAATTGACCTTGTTTACATTGCTAGCCCAAATTCCTTGCATTACCAGCAGGCAAAGGCCGTACTCTTGGCTGGGAAACACGCTATCGTTGAAAAGCCAATGGTATCAACTCCAGCAGAATTTGAAGATTTACGCCAAATTGCCTCTGAAAAAGGGCTATTCTTGTTTGAAGCAGCTCGAAACTTTCAAGAAGAATCCTTTCAGACGATTCGACAATTCTTGGCAGATAAATCCATTATCGGTGGGCATTTTTCTTATGCCAAATATTCTTCAAAAATGCCTGAATTGCTAGCTGGAAATACTCCGAATATCTTTTCAGCTGATTTTTCAGGTGGCGCACTCATGGATCTTGGCGTCTATGCTGTTTATGCCGCTATCGGTCTTATCGGTGCCCCACATACAGCTCGTTACGTAGCCCAACAATTACCATCTAGTGTTGATTTAAATGGGGTTGGGCAACTAATCTATGAAAACTTTACTGTGGGTATTCAAGCAGGAAAAAATATGACCAGTCATCTACCTAGCGAAATCTATACTAGCGAGGGTACTTTGACCTTAAACGCTTGTCAGCATATCAGCTCTGCTATTTTTACAAAAAATAATGGGGAGCAATACCAACTCCCCCTTGCTTCAAAGGACCAATCCATGATTGAAGAAGCCATACATTTTGCACAAGTCATCGAAGAGGCAAATCACCCATTGGCAGAGCAGTGGTTAGATGTTGCTTCAGATGTTCACCGGACCCTCTATCTGATGCGTCAAGACGCAGGAATTACATTTAAGGCGGATACTCATGAAAACTAA
- a CDS encoding M42 family metallopeptidase, whose protein sequence is MKTLDYIVTLTQTPSPTGYTTDIMNYIKSEVEGFGYEATKTPKGGVLVTVQGKNDEEHRILTAHLDTLGAMVRAIKPDGRLKMDLVGGFGYPSIEGENCLIHCAKNGKTFTGTILMHQTSVHVYRDASTAERNQTNMEIRLDEKVTTADEVRALGIEVGDFISFDPRTIVTETGFIKSRHLDDKVSAAILIHLLKVYKEDGIVLPYTTHFYFSNNEEIGYGANSSLPDRVVEYLAVDMGAMGDDQQTDEYTVSICVKDASGPYHYELRQHLVSLAEREAIPYKLDIYPYYGSDASAAMRAGADVKHALLGAGIESSHSYERTHLDSVDATERMVDAYLKSSMVD, encoded by the coding sequence ATGAAGACACTTGATTACATCGTGACATTGACTCAAACTCCGTCACCAACTGGCTATACGACGGATATTATGAACTACATCAAATCAGAGGTTGAAGGTTTCGGTTATGAGGCGACTAAAACACCAAAAGGTGGTGTTTTGGTAACGGTACAGGGGAAAAATGATGAGGAGCACCGTATTTTGACAGCTCACCTGGATACATTGGGTGCTATGGTTCGGGCAATCAAACCGGATGGTCGTCTAAAAATGGATTTGGTGGGTGGTTTTGGTTATCCTTCCATTGAAGGTGAAAACTGCTTGATACATTGTGCTAAAAATGGTAAGACCTTCACAGGTACCATCCTTATGCATCAAACGTCTGTCCATGTCTATCGTGATGCTAGTACAGCAGAGCGCAACCAGACCAATATGGAAATACGGTTGGACGAAAAAGTGACCACTGCTGATGAAGTGCGTGCCTTGGGGATTGAAGTTGGTGATTTTATTTCCTTCGATCCAAGAACAATTGTGACAGAAACTGGTTTTATTAAGAGCCGCCATTTGGATGATAAGGTTTCTGCAGCTATTTTGATTCATTTGTTGAAGGTTTATAAAGAAGATGGGATTGTTTTACCTTATACCACTCATTTTTATTTTTCAAATAACGAAGAGATTGGTTATGGTGCTAATTCAAGTTTACCAGATCGGGTTGTGGAGTATCTGGCTGTGGATATGGGAGCGATGGGTGATGACCAGCAGACGGACGAGTACACGGTTTCGATTTGTGTAAAAGATGCTTCAGGTCCTTATCACTATGAACTTCGTCAGCATTTAGTTTCTCTTGCTGAGAGAGAGGCAATTCCATATAAGCTGGATATCTATCCTTACTATGGTTCGGATGCATCGGCTGCTATGCGTGCGGGTGCAGATGTTAAGCATGCCTTACTGGGAGCAGGCATTGAGTCTAGTCACTCTTATGAACGAACTCATTTGGATTCAGTTGATGCGACTGAGCGGATGGTGGATGCTTATTTGAAATCGTCAATGGTAGACTAA
- a CDS encoding GAF domain-containing protein: MTKQEKISNYQLLLAQLEALLEGETNALANLSNASALLNQALPNSVFTGFYLYDGSELILGPFQGGVSCVHIALGKGVCGESASKRQTIIVEDVRLHDNYISCDATALSEIVVPMVKNDQLLGVLDLDSRLAADYDTIDQEYLEQFVALLVEKTDWNFAMFGEKR, translated from the coding sequence ATGACAAAACAAGAAAAAATTTCAAACTATCAATTATTGTTGGCCCAATTGGAGGCTCTTTTAGAGGGAGAAACCAATGCTTTAGCCAATTTATCAAATGCTTCTGCCTTACTTAATCAAGCTCTACCAAACTCTGTCTTTACAGGATTTTACTTGTATGATGGTAGTGAATTGATTTTGGGGCCTTTTCAGGGTGGCGTTTCCTGTGTTCATATTGCACTTGGAAAAGGAGTCTGCGGTGAGTCAGCTTCTAAGCGCCAGACGATTATCGTAGAGGATGTTCGTTTGCATGACAATTATATTTCCTGCGATGCGACAGCTCTTTCGGAAATTGTGGTGCCAATGGTGAAAAACGACCAATTATTGGGCGTTTTGGACTTGGATTCTAGGTTGGCCGCTGATTACGATACCATTGACCAGGAATACCTTGAGCAGTTCGTCGCGCTCTTAGTGGAGAAGACGGACTGGAATTTTGCTATGTTTGGAGAAAAACGCTAA
- a CDS encoding deoxycytidylate deaminase codes for MSTNRLAWDEYFAAQALLIANRATCKRAKVGAVLVKDNKVIATGYNGSVSGTEHCLDQECLMIDGHCARTLHAEVNAILQGAERGIPKGFTAYVTHFPCLNCSKQLLQVGCKRVVYINEYRMDDYARYLYNEKGCELVHLPLEVVKQAIADAEFI; via the coding sequence ATGTCAACAAATCGTTTAGCTTGGGATGAGTATTTTGCGGCACAAGCACTTTTGATTGCAAATCGGGCGACCTGTAAGAGAGCCAAGGTCGGTGCAGTTTTGGTTAAGGACAATAAGGTTATCGCAACAGGCTATAATGGGTCTGTTTCAGGAACTGAACATTGTTTGGATCAGGAATGTCTCATGATTGATGGTCATTGTGCTAGGACCTTGCATGCGGAAGTTAATGCTATTTTACAAGGAGCGGAGCGGGGGATTCCAAAAGGTTTTACTGCCTATGTGACTCATTTTCCATGTCTCAACTGTTCCAAACAATTGCTTCAAGTAGGTTGCAAGCGGGTGGTCTACATTAATGAATACCGTATGGATGACTATGCGCGGTATTTATATAATGAAAAAGGGTGTGAGCTTGTTCATCTACCGTTAGAGGTGGTGAAACAGGCGATTGCTGATGCAGAGTTTATTTAG
- the udk gene encoding uridine kinase, whose protein sequence is MTQKPIIIGVTGGSGGGKTSVSRAILDNFPNARISMIEHDSYYKNQSHLTFEERILTNYDHPLAFDTDLMIYHLSELLAGRSVDIPIYDYTQHTRSERTYRQEPQDVFIVEGILVLEDKRLRDLMDIKVFVDTDDDIRIIRRIKRDMEERGRSLDSIIEQYTSVVKPMYHQFIEPTKRYADIVIPEGVSNVVAIDLINTKVESILRERG, encoded by the coding sequence ATGACTCAAAAACCAATAATAATTGGCGTTACCGGAGGTTCAGGTGGAGGTAAAACAAGTGTCTCTCGTGCTATTTTAGATAACTTTCCAAATGCACGGATTTCAATGATTGAGCATGACTCTTACTATAAAAATCAGTCCCACTTAACCTTTGAAGAACGGATATTGACCAATTATGACCATCCACTAGCCTTTGATACAGACTTGATGATCTATCATTTGAGTGAATTACTGGCTGGGCGTTCAGTGGATATTCCGATATATGATTATACTCAGCATACACGGTCAGAAAGGACTTATCGTCAAGAACCTCAGGATGTATTTATTGTAGAGGGAATTTTAGTACTGGAAGACAAACGTCTTCGGGATTTAATGGACATCAAAGTATTTGTGGATACTGATGATGACATTCGTATTATCCGCCGTATCAAACGTGATATGGAGGAGCGTGGCCGTAGCTTAGATAGTATCATAGAGCAATATACATCTGTTGTAAAACCGATGTACCACCAGTTTATTGAGCCGACTAAGCGCTATGCGGATATCGTGATACCAGAGGGTGTTTCAAATGTAGTTGCCATTGACTTAATCAATACAAAGGTGGAGAGTATTTTAAGAGAGCGTGGTTAG
- the dnaX gene encoding DNA polymerase III subunit gamma/tau → MYQALYRKYRSQTFGEMVGQEVVATTLKQAIEQGKISHAYLFSGPRGTGKTSAAKIFAKAMNCPNQVDGEPCNDCYICQAITEGSLEDVIEIDAASNNGVDEIRDIRDKSTYAPSLATYKVYIIDEVHMLSTGAFNALLKTLEEPTENVVFILATTELHKIPATILSRVQRFEFKSIKVTDIQEHLAKILTKEGLAFDEQALTIIARRAEGGMRDALSILDQALSLSQHQQVTVEIAEEITGSISLRALDEYVASLRQADSVSALGHLQTLFDQGKSMSRFATDLLHYLRDLLIVQTGGENTHLTAGFTENLALAQDRIFTMIEMVTKGLSDIKSSPQPKIYAEMMTIRLAEEGSSSGAMAELPADLVSQLTHLQEQVADLQKQLGQLSSQSSAVKPVSRKPQAPKKYRLDTSKVHAILQEAMENPALARENLTRLQNAWGEIIESLSGADQALLVGSQPVAANENHAILAFDSPLNAEQTMKRDNLNTMFGNILSKAAGFSPQILAIAQEDWISIRAEFSAKAKGQKTQEIETENSPVPEEFGFLADAVEIRND, encoded by the coding sequence ATGTACCAAGCTTTATATAGGAAGTACCGAAGCCAGACCTTTGGGGAGATGGTGGGGCAGGAGGTGGTTGCAACCACGCTCAAGCAAGCTATTGAGCAGGGGAAAATTAGCCATGCCTATCTCTTTTCTGGTCCTCGTGGAACGGGTAAGACATCGGCTGCGAAAATTTTTGCCAAGGCTATGAATTGCCCCAATCAGGTTGATGGTGAACCTTGTAACGACTGTTATATTTGTCAAGCGATTACGGAAGGTAGTTTGGAAGATGTCATTGAGATTGATGCGGCTTCCAATAATGGTGTAGATGAGATTCGTGATATTCGTGATAAATCGACCTATGCGCCTAGTCTTGCAACCTATAAGGTTTATATCATCGACGAGGTTCATATGTTGTCTACAGGGGCCTTCAATGCACTATTGAAAACCCTAGAAGAACCGACGGAGAATGTGGTCTTTATTCTAGCAACGACGGAATTGCACAAGATTCCTGCTACTATTCTGTCAAGGGTGCAGCGATTTGAATTTAAGTCCATCAAGGTGACGGATATTCAAGAGCATTTGGCAAAAATATTGACCAAGGAAGGCCTCGCCTTTGATGAGCAAGCATTGACCATCATTGCACGTCGGGCAGAAGGTGGGATGCGGGATGCCTTGTCCATATTGGACCAGGCTTTGAGTCTTAGTCAGCATCAGCAGGTAACAGTGGAGATTGCGGAGGAAATTACAGGTTCCATCAGCTTACGTGCCTTGGATGAATATGTAGCTAGTCTCCGTCAGGCAGATAGCGTCTCAGCACTTGGACATCTACAAACCTTGTTTGATCAAGGAAAGAGTATGAGTCGTTTTGCCACAGACCTCTTGCATTATTTGAGGGATCTACTCATTGTGCAGACGGGTGGTGAAAATACCCATTTGACCGCTGGTTTTACGGAAAATCTAGCTCTGGCTCAGGATCGTATTTTTACGATGATTGAGATGGTGACAAAAGGTTTGTCAGATATTAAGTCTAGTCCACAACCGAAAATTTATGCGGAGATGATGACCATTCGTCTGGCAGAAGAAGGATCGTCTTCTGGGGCAATGGCAGAGCTGCCAGCTGATTTGGTCAGCCAACTTACTCATCTCCAAGAACAAGTTGCGGATTTGCAGAAACAACTAGGTCAATTATCTAGTCAATCAAGTGCTGTTAAGCCAGTTTCACGCAAGCCACAGGCTCCGAAGAAGTACCGATTGGATACCAGCAAGGTTCATGCTATTTTACAAGAGGCTATGGAAAATCCAGCCTTGGCGCGTGAAAATTTGACGCGTTTACAAAATGCATGGGGGGAAATCATCGAGAGCTTATCTGGAGCAGATCAGGCTTTGCTAGTCGGTTCACAACCTGTAGCTGCCAATGAAAACCATGCCATATTAGCTTTTGATTCCCCGCTGAATGCTGAACAGACCATGAAGCGTGACAATCTCAATACCATGTTTGGAAATATTCTCAGCAAGGCAGCTGGTTTTTCACCACAGATTTTAGCCATTGCTCAAGAGGATTGGATTAGCATTCGAGCAGAATTTTCGGCTAAGGCAAAAGGGCAAAAAACACAAGAAATCGAAACAGAAAACAGCCCAGTTCCAGAAGAATTTGGATTTCTGGCCGACGCAGTTGAAATTCGAAATGATTGA
- the birA gene encoding bifunctional biotin--[acetyl-CoA-carboxylase] ligase/biotin operon repressor BirA, producing MKTYQKIYLLLKEKEDYISGEDMAQELGISRTSIWKAIRQLETLGLTIEAARNRGYKLAEGDLLLPELIAQELNLPVHLSRSSDSTQLDAKQGIELGHSSPALYLAPHQNKAKGRFGRPFYASKSGGIYMSLRLSPNVPFLAFKPYTILAAAAVVKAIQSLCDLDVQIKWVNDIYLGRKKVAGILTEAISSMESQTVTDVIIGVGINVHIDDFPKELHHTAGNLFEEQPPFTRNQLIIAIWKAFLETDEHELITLYKEKSLVVGQQVSFVENQIEFKGRAIAVTDTGNLVIQLENGKAKTISSGEISLTSWTASQPVE from the coding sequence ATGAAAACCTATCAAAAAATCTATCTTCTTTTGAAAGAAAAAGAGGACTACATCAGCGGTGAAGACATGGCTCAGGAGCTAGGCATTTCACGAACATCCATATGGAAGGCTATTCGCCAATTAGAAACCCTCGGTTTAACCATTGAAGCAGCCCGAAACCGTGGCTATAAACTGGCTGAAGGTGACTTACTCTTACCTGAATTGATTGCACAGGAACTTAACCTACCAGTCCATCTCAGTAGAAGCAGTGACTCCACCCAACTGGATGCCAAGCAAGGGATTGAACTAGGACATAGTAGCCCAGCCCTCTACCTTGCACCACACCAAAACAAAGCCAAAGGACGATTCGGTCGACCATTTTACGCCTCAAAATCTGGTGGTATTTATATGTCACTTCGTCTATCGCCCAATGTCCCATTTCTTGCCTTCAAACCCTACACTATATTAGCTGCGGCTGCTGTTGTAAAAGCCATCCAGTCCCTCTGCGACTTGGATGTTCAAATCAAATGGGTCAACGACATCTATCTTGGACGCAAAAAAGTGGCTGGAATATTAACCGAAGCAATCTCTTCGATGGAAAGTCAAACAGTAACTGACGTCATTATCGGTGTCGGCATTAATGTTCATATTGACGATTTCCCAAAAGAACTACACCATACTGCAGGTAACCTTTTTGAGGAACAACCACCCTTTACCCGCAATCAACTCATCATAGCCATCTGGAAAGCTTTTCTTGAAACAGATGAACATGAATTAATCACACTTTACAAAGAAAAATCACTTGTTGTCGGTCAACAAGTGAGCTTTGTAGAAAATCAAATTGAATTTAAAGGTAGAGCAATCGCCGTTACCGATACAGGAAATTTAGTGATTCAACTAGAGAATGGAAAAGCAAAGACAATCTCCAGCGGGGAAATCAGTCTTACTTCCTGGACTGCTTCTCAACCAGTTGAATAA
- a CDS encoding PadR family transcriptional regulator, giving the protein MPKDRILPHIILGIVATCNRRVTGKEITDFVQRDLGEFWQVAHSQVYPELKRMTQDGWITCHAVPGNEKEKQYELTAIGREVLEQWLAIPNESTPHQKDIFSLKMYFIEDRSDPRVSELLTYQIQVIEKHLRHLEKRKEELFSGTDGECVPYGQYLILSRAIERNQSQLQWLQNTIQNL; this is encoded by the coding sequence ATGCCGAAAGACAGAATTTTACCCCATATCATTTTAGGAATAGTAGCAACTTGCAACCGTAGGGTCACTGGAAAAGAGATTACTGACTTTGTTCAACGAGATTTAGGAGAATTTTGGCAAGTAGCTCACAGTCAAGTATACCCTGAACTTAAACGGATGACTCAAGATGGTTGGATAACTTGCCATGCAGTTCCAGGAAACGAAAAAGAAAAGCAGTATGAATTGACTGCAATAGGACGAGAAGTTTTGGAACAATGGCTTGCCATTCCAAATGAATCTACACCTCACCAAAAAGATATCTTTTCTTTAAAAATGTATTTTATTGAAGATCGCTCAGATCCTAGAGTTTCCGAATTATTAACCTATCAGATTCAGGTTATTGAAAAGCATTTGCGTCATCTTGAAAAACGTAAAGAGGAACTTTTTTCGGGAACTGATGGTGAATGTGTTCCTTATGGGCAATATTTAATTCTGTCACGGGCCATTGAACGCAATCAATCACAGCTACAATGGCTACAAAACACGATTCAAAATTTATAA
- a CDS encoding DEAD/DEAH box helicase yields the protein MKTNFPSVWQEMLEKAGFDSLTDIQQQAFEPIFTGKDLLAISPTGTGKTLAYLWPSLLALTPKKSQQLLILAPNTELAGQIFEVCKGWSEAIGLQAQLFLSGSSQKRQIERLKKGPEILIGTPGRVFELIKLKKIKMMNINTIILDEFDQLFSDSQYHFVEKIINYVPRNHQLIYMSATAKFDRQKISPTVETIDLSEQKLDNIQHYYLMVEKRDRQNLLRKFANVPDFRALVFFNSLSDLGATEERLNYNGANAISLASDVNVKFRKVIIDRFKDHQIQLLLATDLVARGIDIDNLECVLNFEVPFDQEAYTHRAGRTGRMGKDGVVITLVSNPNELKQLKKYATVQEVILKNQELYKV from the coding sequence ATGAAAACTAATTTCCCTTCTGTTTGGCAAGAAATGCTGGAAAAAGCTGGCTTTGATAGCTTGACTGATATTCAACAACAAGCATTTGAGCCGATTTTTACAGGAAAAGACTTACTTGCAATCAGTCCAACTGGAACAGGAAAGACCCTAGCCTACCTCTGGCCAAGCCTACTTGCTCTTACCCCAAAGAAATCCCAACAATTATTGATTCTGGCTCCAAATACAGAATTAGCTGGGCAGATTTTTGAAGTGTGTAAAGGCTGGTCCGAAGCAATCGGATTACAAGCACAGTTATTCTTATCAGGATCCAGTCAAAAACGACAAATTGAACGATTAAAAAAAGGACCAGAGATCTTAATTGGTACACCTGGTCGCGTGTTTGAATTGATTAAATTAAAAAAAATAAAGATGATGAATATCAATACCATCATCTTAGATGAATTTGATCAGCTATTCTCTGATTCTCAATATCATTTTGTAGAAAAAATTATCAACTATGTTCCTCGCAATCATCAATTGATCTATATGAGTGCAACTGCTAAATTTGATCGGCAAAAGATTTCACCTACTGTTGAAACAATCGATTTATCGGAGCAAAAATTAGACAATATTCAGCACTACTATCTGATGGTTGAAAAACGTGATCGACAAAACTTGTTGAGAAAATTTGCAAATGTGCCAGATTTTCGAGCATTGGTCTTCTTTAATAGCTTATCTGATCTTGGTGCAACTGAAGAACGACTAAACTACAACGGAGCCAATGCAATTTCTCTCGCTTCTGATGTCAATGTCAAGTTTAGAAAGGTCATTATTGATCGATTTAAAGACCACCAGATCCAGCTCTTACTAGCCACAGATTTAGTAGCTCGTGGGATTGATATCGATAATTTAGAATGCGTCCTCAATTTTGAGGTTCCTTTTGACCAAGAAGCCTATACACATCGGGCTGGTCGAACTGGTCGAATGGGTAAGGATGGAGTGGTTATTACCCTTGTTTCAAATCCAAATGAACTCAAACAACTAAAAAAATATGCTACTGTCCAAGAAGTTATCTTAAAAAATCAAGAGCTATATAAAGTATAA
- a CDS encoding DUF3272 family protein, producing MKLSQFLFLAITTILAVYFMNASILTGDYLIAGIYAYIGYRNLHFAYKVTKFIQLVEKQSRK from the coding sequence ATGAAACTTTCTCAATTTCTTTTTTTAGCCATTACGACAATATTAGCAGTATACTTTATGAATGCCTCTATTTTGACAGGCGATTATTTAATAGCTGGAATTTATGCTTATATTGGCTATCGAAACCTCCATTTTGCTTATAAAGTAACGAAATTTATTCAACTGGTTGAGAAGCAGTCCAGGAAGTAA